In Mercenaria mercenaria strain notata chromosome 13, MADL_Memer_1, whole genome shotgun sequence, a single window of DNA contains:
- the LOC123530585 gene encoding golgin subfamily A member 6-like protein 6, which translates to MFNISNTHDKDLYVSKPTEERVRGELDRSVDNIESQPASNKAYITDRAYKEESQMSLRQIQKSKLELQKLIMIEEDKQKQLQEQEKRRITELEKQTKMLDGLIQKEKEMTERERRLKKDKLILQQRYEELELLRNRQIKSGKDKCTKLEEIEKEMISKDEELKKRELDLRRREVLLTEFHQKLLPEYKKETVIQHKPDISSFSGEDPKPKNEVTLDEWKTEIKSLIATNIYPDNLIAQAVRKSLKGQARKVLININPTATSEEIIEKIEDIFGDTSSKQTIFTEYYTASQREKESVADWGLRLEEILLKVSTKKQLASEERNEMLKDKFWRSLYNKEIKNALRISFESTDTFEVLRKKARAEEHEIQMNREVTESKVFQQQKTTKDTDKHTDMLQTMMKKMEDLERKVEEYRKEKYQTETQTDFRHFNKPNKYENKGNGQYRGYGRYRGYGKYRGILQYETRGFFDKKSHRQVEDKT; encoded by the coding sequence ATGTTCAATATAAGTAACACACACGATAAAGATTTATATGTGTCAAAGCCAACTGAAGAAAGAGTTAGAGGAGAACTCGATAGAAGTGTTGATAATATAGAAAGTCAACCAGCGTCTAACAAGGCTTATATAACAGACAGAGCTTATAAGGAAGAGAGCCAAATGTCATTAAGACAAATACAAAAGTCAAAGTTAGAGCTACAGAAGCTAATCATGATAGAGGAAGATAAACAAAAGCAGTTACAAGAACAAGAGAAGAGACGCATTACTGAGTTAGAAAAACAAACGAAAATGTTAGATGGACTAATACAAAAGGAAAAGGAAATGACAGAAAGAGAACGTAggttaaagaaagacaaattaatattacaaCAGAGATATGAAGAGTTAGAACTCCTACGAAATAGACAAATTAAATCAGGAAAGGACAAGTGCACGAAGCTGGAAGAAATAGAAAAGGAAATGATAAGTAAAGACGAAGAATTAAAGAAACGGGAATTGGACCTAAGAAGAAGAGAGGTACTATTGACAGAGTTTCACCAAAAGCTTCTTCCAGAATACAAGAAAGAGACTGTGATTCAACACAAACCAGACATCAGCTCATTTTCTGGGGAAGATCCTAAACCAAAGAATGAGGTTACACTGGATGAatggaaaacagaaataaaaagtcTCATAGCAACAAATATCTACCCCGATAACTTAATAGCACAAGCAGTAAGGAAATCTTTAAAGGGACAAGCCAGAAAAGTTTTGATAAACATTAACCCGACAGCGACAAGTGAAGAGATTATTGAAAAGATTGAAGATATTTTCGGGGACACATCAAGCAAACAGACGATATTTACAGAATATTATACTGCTTCACAAAGAGAGAAAGAGTCGGTTGCAGACTGGGGTTTAAGACTTGAAGAAATCTTATTGAAAGTTTCAACCAAAAAGCAACTAGCTTCAgaagaaagaaatgaaatgttaaaGGACAAGTTTTGGAGGTCTCTCTAcaacaaagaaattaaaaatgcccTGAGAATCTCTTTTGAAAGTACAGATACTTTTGAGGTTCTAAGAAAGAAAGCTAGAGCTGAAGAACATGAAATACAAATGAATAGAGAAGTCACAGAAAGTAAAGTTTTCCAGCAACAGAAGACGACAAAAGACACTGATAAACATACAGATATGTTGCAAACCATGATGAAGAAAATGGAAGATCTAGAAAGAAAGGTTGAGGAATACAGAAAAGAAAAGTATCAAACAGAAACACAAACAGACTTCAGACACTTTAACAAaccaaataaatatgaaaataaaggaAATGGACAATACAGAGGATACGGACGATATAGAGGGTATGGAAAATACAGAGGAATACTTCAATATGAAACTAGAGGGTTCTTTGACAAGAAATCTCACAGACAAGTCGAGGATAAAACATGA